The Lycium ferocissimum isolate CSIRO_LF1 chromosome 10, AGI_CSIRO_Lferr_CH_V1, whole genome shotgun sequence genome window below encodes:
- the LOC132034687 gene encoding uncharacterized protein LOC132034687 produces the protein MPDIPKYDGTTDPQKHVTLYTCTIKGNDVEEDEIESVLLKKFGETLSKKALTWYDHLPEHSITSFEMLADAFIKVHAGAKKNSDKSRRNFEPEIRSSKDRYRLYAQPERSSFRSNKGRNGPSHPSSRGDRRNDRGSTSRGLLFRGDTSGSANNGDIPRLSEYNFNINATDLVLDIGHIKDARWPRPLRSDPSQRDPSVICEYHGTHGHRTKDCRQLREEVARLLKNGHLREFLSERAKGHYKDRENHKQVEPMEPQHVINMIIGGTDRPRGPVMKRTKVSIVREKRTGDYVPEGSISFNDEDEEGSSANIIQWRVVEQLGLLDQIVPVARVLSGFNMASETTKGEIFLPVNIDGTI, from the exons ATGCCCGATATCCCCAAGTATGATGGGACAACAGACCCACAGAAGCATGTGACTTTGTATACTTGCACTATAAAAGGTAATGATgtggaagaagatgaaatcGAATCagtgttgttgaaaaagttcGGTGAAACATTGTCTAAAAAAGCACTGACTTGGTACGAtcatctgcccgagcattccaTCACTTCTTTTGAGATGCTCGCAGATGCATTTATCAAAGTCCATGCTGGTGCCAAAAAG AATTCTGATAAATCAAGGAGGAATTTCGAACCGGAGATAAGGTCATCAAAGGACAGGTATCGACTGTATGCTCAACCGGAGAGATCCAGCTTTAGGTCGAACAAGGGAAGAAACGGCCCTAGCCATCCTTCAAGCAGAGGTGATAGGCGAAATGATCGTGGATCAACCAGTCGTGGCTTGCTGTTTAGAGGTGACACCAGTGGGTCGGCCAACAATGGGGACATTCCGAGGTTATCagagtacaacttcaacatcaacgCGACAGATCTTGTCTTAGATATTGGCCATATCAAAGATGCCAGGTGGCCGAGACCATTAAGATCTGATCCATCTCAAAGGGATCCAAGTGTGATATGTGAGTATCATGGGACTCATGGCCATAGAACCAAAGACTGTCGCCAATTGAGAGAAGAGGTGGCTCGATTGTTAAAAAACGGTCACCTTCGTGAATTCTTGAGTGAGCGGGCCAAAGGACACTATAAAGATAGGGAAAATCACAAACAGGTCGAGCCTATGGAGCCACAACATgtgatcaatatgataatcGGAGGAACAGACAGGCCACGAGGACCGGTGATGAAGAGGACAAAGGTTTCAATTGTTCGAGAGAAGCGGACCGGAGATTATGTGCCCGAGGGATCTATTTCCTTCAACGATGAGGATgaagaag gtagttCGGCCAACATTATCCAATGGAGAGTAGTAGAACAACTGGGGCTATTGGACCAAATTGTTCCGGTAGCTCGAGTTCTCAGCGGATTCAATATGGCAAGTGAAACTACTAAGGGAGAGATCTTCTTGCCGGTCAACATCGACGGAACTATTTAG